The Mangifera indica cultivar Alphonso chromosome 12, CATAS_Mindica_2.1, whole genome shotgun sequence DNA window caatctataaaaaataatcaaattaacataaaatcaatgataacagaatggaaatttcaaatttcaaaacataattgaaaattaatgagCAGAACACTAAAATCcaccaagaaaataaaaaaagataaaaccataatctattttttttagtaCAATTCAAAAGCGTACTTACACATTACATGAAATTAACCTAAAggccaaaaaagaaagaaaaaggctgtCCGGAGATAAATACTTTTGATCCAGGAAGGGACCCGCACAAGCAGACTGACAAATCATCTGAATGACTTCACTCTCATGGtaattaataactaaataattttcatttaatcatTCTTCGAATCAATCCACCATGAATGAAAGCAAAGAACCAGCATAAATATACAACTGCCGCAGAATTCACCAGATGTGacattttttagattaataaatgagattatTGCAATCTTTGAAAACCTGATTAAGAGGATGCAAAAACCAAAAGTTGCTGACCACAAAACATGATTTAAAGGAGTCACAGACAGACaccacaaaaaaatttataaggtTTTTTCAATCTTAAGAGTATTCAGCCCCAAGGCCAAGAAGAGCatcaaataatctaatttaaacataGGAAGGAAACCAAAGTAATCGACAACAAAAAAATGCAGATGATGGAATAACTCATAAGCCAAACAATGACATACCGGCAATGATCCATATCCATAGAGGCTGCTAGAGGAAATCATGCCTAGGCCGCTTCCAGTGTCAGCCCTCTGATCATAACCCAACTGAGTGACTGGGGGAACAGATGACAAAAGGGGTGGCACAGAAAGCCCCGTGCCACCTGAGTACATAGAATCAGAGCCAAGAGAAGGGTTGTGGGCAGCATCCCTATCTTTCAAGACATCATCCCGAAGTCTTAAAACAATCTGAACAAGAGCATCTCTCACACTACTAACTTCTCCAACCACCTAAGTGCGGACACACAGAAAACAATGTAgcaaatagaagaaaaaacagaagatagaacttaaaagaaaaggataaacaaaattataaaacagACCTCTACAAGCTCATCGTTGACCTCAGCACATTTAGGTTTTTCCCCTTTAGAAATACGGACATCAGCTCTGGTCCTCTTCCGgatttcatttataattgaaCCACTCTTTCCAATTATACAGCCAATAACTTTTGAAGAAACAAGGAGTCGGATAGTAACAgtatcatcatcttcatcatttattTTTGCTTGCAGCAGGAGAACAGCTTCAACAGCCATGGATTTTAAATCATCGGGTGACTGCCAAATAGTAGACGTAACAGATGATCTATAAAAGTTAGAAAACTCATACCATGCACATCAATGGTCAAAAAAATCCAAATGTTCATAATAGATGCCAAATTAAGATAGTTTCTTCTGACTAGGCATCAACTCATTAAAAATTATGCTGGGGGTCTTCTTGGGtccaaaatttatatcataagCCATGAGATcgtcaaatatttttatatgacaACAGAAAGAGATAATCTTTTCCTCTGTCTCTCTGTgcttgtatatacatatattggCAAAAAACTGAAAGAGGAAAATGCTACAGTGGACAAGGTCTACACCAAGACACAAAAGCCTCCCTCCAAAAGGGCAAGGAtctattagaaagaaaaaagaaaactgaaaagAACATATTGTATAAATCATCAAAACAGCCatatccaaaaaataaaaaagaaaatgaacagaaaaattaaaccaaaagtCCTTCCCAATTTAActgcataaataaaaatatatgtatatacatgtaaaataatttttttgggaaCCCAGGCCCATATAGAAGCAAAAACATAGACTCCATTCCTCAAGGATTAATATCCTTCAACTTCAATCTTCAAAGATACCATAATTTCTTTCTTGGAATGTTACCCAAAGTagaccaaaaattttattaattcccCATTCTCAAAAGCAAATATGTTGATCATAAGTAAAGAGTTGTAATAGCCCAGGCCAacccataaaattttaacttatttccACAAAGTTCACAAACAACAAACAACAACCCAATGCAGAAAAAGATGGTTCTACCTTATTAAGTATGATTTGCATGAAAAGAATCTCAAAGTCTATATCTTCCAATTGTTTCTACAATCTACATCCGATAAATAGACTTGATGTCTAGCAAAGCTGTTACGGTAATTTCATGGTTTCCTAATCATTCAAGTTTCTATTACAATTAAGAAACCAACTCTAAttcaaaagagaagaaaagactCTAGAATATATATAGTCACTTCCAGAAAGACAATCAATATAGCCCATCcacttttatttctaaaaagAAACATCCTTGCATTTCCAACAAAAGAAGTTTTATAGATAAAGCAAAAAAGATATCCTTGGAAATAGTTTTCAAATGACTTATTTGATAGAGTAACTACTATGGACCCCTTGAGAGacatttgaaatttatgttaaCCCATTAATTTCATAATCCATTAAAAGCACCCCTCccaaaagatttttttcataattttaatattttaccaaAAATTCCCCTTTaagaacatttttaattattaacaaaataataggTACCAACATAATTAAAAGACTATCTAGGGGAAAAGGTTCTCCACATATAGACAACAAGAATAAGGTCAAGACAACTTGGAAGAATGAAAAACAAGTCTTTAATAACTGCCTCCCAACCATGGTGGAAGAAAGAGGTCACATTTCAACATGTGCAGACACTATCCAACCTAACAAACCTTTTCAATGAAAATCTGCAAAGCCATTCTGCAAGAAGCACCTTTTACTTTCCATATTTCCGTAACTAACACCACTTGTAATATTTCGCCTAGAAACTATGTCCCAACCAATATGATGAGAACCCTTTCCTATCTCTGTAGTCCAATAGGCGTGTTTCAAGACATGTATTTGAATGGGCTTCACATCTTAAATGAAATGTCCATTAGAAGCATATTCAAGGGTCTTGTAGGAATAAAACTAGTGCTACCGTGGAACAAATTAATAGACACATCATATATGATTGGAAAGTTCTTTCAATTTACTTTCTAAACACATTTCTAATGATTACATTTGGATTTCTCTAAAGGAAGTATGACCAATTCACCATATCAAGTCCGGATTAATTTGCTGATGAAGTTGCATGAGATCTGAAAATCCTGCCCAATTTTTGTTATTCGCATTGCCCCTCAGTATACTAATTAGTCTTACAAGCTAGAAGTGTAACCGAGCCAAGCTAAGCCGAGCAAGGTAATGTTTGGCTAGGTAACATTATGGCAAAGCTAGAGTTCAAGCTCGCCAAGCTAGTACATTCTCAACTCGAGATTGAAACAGCTAACTCAAAATCAACCCAAGTTTGGCTCTGAAAAATATGTTTAAGccctttaactttcaaaaaaaattaaatttaaatctcattTTATCAATTAACCCTCAATTCAAAGTCGATGAGTACGATTTTAAGGGTGTAAGTGTaagatttgaaacttttaaaggTTCATTTTAGTTTTACTCAAGTTGAGCTGCACTGCACAGGCCAACATCAAGCTTGAATGGGTCAAACTCTACTTGACAATAATCAATTCAAACCCAAATCAACACAAAACGAGCAGCTCGATTTACACACTTCTATATAACTAGGTCTAAAGGTCAAGACTAATTCAAGATTTGTACGAAAACAAAAATAGGGCACAAAATGTTACATTGTGATGGCATCTTATCATTAAAAAAGGTAAATTCAGGGCTGAATTTGAGTCAAGACGAAATCAAGTGTGGGCTAGCTGGAGTTCGGCTACAGTATCAAGTTGAGTTCAAGCTCAATTCGCATCAAACCAACGTcattttgatatgtattgatcaaaataacatcattttgacCGTTTCAAATCAAGTTTGCCTAGGCCAGTGAGCCTAGTGAGTTGAACATCCTCGAGCTTAAGCTTGCCTAGAAGCAGCTCGTTTCAAGCTCAATTAAGCAGAGCTAACAATTAAACTTGAACTAGTTCAGCTCGAATTCAGCCTTAGGCAAATAtatcaacaacaaaaattaatgaaaaacttGTCCACCTTGTGCCTACTTTTAGTGCTAAATGAGTAAGTTCAAAACAAACCAGAAAATGATGAAAGAAGAAGCCATACCTCAACTGCAGTGACTGTAATGATACATTCATCACGATTGTCCTTAGTGTCATCAACCTCAATTTGAGCCCCACTACCCTGCCTTATACTTTTAATGGTACCTCCTCCCTTCCCAATAACGCGGCCAATCTTGTTAAAGGGACACAAGACTCTTATGACTAACTCCTCAGATCGAGAAGCACCACCAAGACCAGAAATTACAGGAAGGGTCGCTGAATATACAGGCCATGTATTCCCAGAATCAGCATAACCCTGAAGATCTGGTACATGTGTACTACCTAAGATAGAAGGTACGGATCTAGCAGGGAGGATAGGCTCTGCATTTGGATACAATCCACCTGGTGGATAAATAGGGACATCTGAAGGAATAATAATGCTTGGAGGGGCTTCTGCCACGGTTGTCTCAAGAGGAATCTCTTCCCTGGGAGAAAACTTGTACATGATTGCAGAAACTGCAAATAATGCTTTCTTCACTGCTTCTGATTCACCACTTATCTGGTTCAGACACAAAAATAACACTTTAAGCAACATCCACCAACAAAGAAACTACAAAATGAGATATAACAACCTAAGGCTTTAAATCTTAGATTAAAATGAAAAGACTTCCACCATAATGCAGAAATTCAGAAGAGGTTTAAATCTCTCAAGCACTAACCAGGACAAAATTGTCAAAATCCATGGCGCATGAATGAGACGGGTCAGTAGCATCCTTGGCAGTAACTTTAATGCTGGTCCTTGTTTTACTCCTCAATTTCTTTATTGTCATCCCTGCCTTCCCAATGATATTGGCTGACTGGCTAGATGGAACAAGTATTCGACATTCCTCCGtatctttccttttcttatCATTATCAGGGGCATTAGCCAGTGCATTAGCAATTGCAGCATGAACTCTGAGAAGAGCATCTTGGGCAGAACACAAAGGCTGTTTATCATTGAACTCATCATCaacttcaacatcttccttATCCTTAACATGGCAATAAATTAGTATCACCCTATCCTTAGCACCCTGAAACGGGTCCACAACCTTGACCCTTGCCTTTGTTTCTTGCcttattgaatttataacttTACCACTTTTACCAATAACGCTTCCAATGACAACATCTGGGCAAAGTATTCTATAGACAACCAAATCATCACTACCcttttcatctttatcatttgGGCGTCTCCTCTGATTCTTACCATCCTCATCATAATCTCTCCGGGGACGATATCGCTTCCCGCTCTCACCCATTactatttattctattaattcaatacaaatCACTTCCTGTAATTAAGAGAAAAGAGTTCCAAAATCCAATCAAAAAGTAACAACCTTCCAAAAGAtgtaattaaattcataaacaatatCACAAAATAAGGAAGCAATATttcaaacacacaaaaaaagattagaaaaaatcaaatacaacGCTTAATTAATTGATAACTTATACGTTCATCAAACCAAACCCAAGCATGAAGACAAGAATAATGTGAAAGATGAAAAGTAAAGGCATAGGCATACCTGTCAGAGTGAATAAGAACAGAAAAACCCTAAGGAAGGAGAGAGAATGGAGCAGAGGGAAGTTTGTTCACAACGGAGAGCAATTTGTAACCGGATGTTTGCCATGCGCctagggttttttaaatttatttgagcaAAATTACTGCTTCCCGCCCAATGTTTGATAAAAGGACTGATTTAtccataagtttgaaaaaccattttcacacctttatgttaatttttttataaaaaatctgtttatttttttaattattaaaaaacagaaaaatcttaatataaaaaatatattatccaaaaactttgttaaatatattttatactaatttatattaatttaaattaaaaataataaaaattcaattcaattattataaatgaaatttattatcACCAATATCAAGAATTGTATCGATTTAATGCGTTTTTTGTGATTACAACTTAAGCgacaacaattaatttttaaatctactTAGAGTCAAATGAAAATTGGAAGAAacaaatttaagaattaaaatatagtttatttGTATGATTAACATCGTAAGTGatattaactttattataataattaactggataatataaatattttttaactattataaaatgagtaatattatatatatatattttaaatatataaaatagatacataaattatgtgttatcatatcattcaatattattttattttaatttaaaattatttaattatatgataatatattatttatatatttatttaaaatatatacacataattttattattttaaaattaatagttaacttcgataaatatgtaaaaaattaattttgacaaatctaaaaggtaaaaatttctttcaacaaaccttggtgGGACATAGTTATTCGGCCATTTATTTACAACTGATTTCATTtctcaatataaataaatataataattatttctatttatattcaaaaatattatatgtaatatatacTTGTAATAATATGTTcatttttcaatagaaaaattattcaaattatacaCCCTCAAATAACTCAGCCAGcccaaaatttatttaaaataaccaaaagaatttatttctaCCTCAAGGTTGTATTTTCTCATATTCTTacttgttaactttaaaaattctaaatactttttatttattaattcttaaAGTTAATATTAGGggtaaaaaatactaaaaatttaattatttttttctcttaagttttaaaactaacaattttccccacCTCTTATCaaacatttgaaaattcattatttcCCTCTTAGGGTTTCAATGACAAATATCGGATAATCTCTTCTCCAGTAATCAaagttttctctcttttttggtttctttcaatcgtttttttattatctttgtcTTAGATGAAGATAATGTCTttcaaacaaagacaaagaGATAGTTAAAAGAGTAAGAGAGAAgtcaaaagagaaagaaaacgttgacaattagagaaaaaatcGTTGTTGGAGAGTTGTCATTGAAATTTTAAGgagaaataatgattttttttaactttgagtgagaaatgagagagaaattactaatttttaaatccgtaatgtaattaaatttttaatttttttaaaatatttttattaaataattattttattatttatattacttataaaatttaacaaatacacgtgtttaggttttttaaaattaagacaACACTGATACTTTgccttaaaattattaaaagtaaataaaaaaaatcgaaataGCCACACCCTAACTCATTTTTTAGGGTCGCTCAGCGCAAATCTAGGGACTCATCTCTGAGTTTCTTGACCTCGCCACCATCTCCAGTTTTCTCTCGAATCTTCTTTCAAAATCACCATCTTAGGTTCGttgttgttttaaattttactttgatttattttttcaattctcTCTGAGTTATGAATGCAAatgttgtttgattttttgCGTTAAGTGGgaatttaagggttttttggTATGTTTACGTGAGTTGTGAAAAAGTCTCAATTTCTTTAGTTCGTCTGCTATCTTTTATTCCGAGATCTgggatattttttttatggtcTATGGTCTATGTTATTTTTTGCAGTGTTAGTGTTTAAGTTCAATATTGATGGTAATTTGTATTGAATGAAAAAGCTCTACATGCCATGGACTTCATCTTTTGTAAATTACTGCAGGAACTTGGTGGTGTTCTTTCGTGTTATACtgtaattttgatttcttctgttgagattttttgctttttgtttattttctttttgtcatttcttctGTTTGATACGCTGTCTGTGGACCAAATCATGTTTTTAACTCGAAATGCTTGATAAAAGTATCAATAACTTTAGATTTGTTAAGCAAATCAGAAAtgcatcatttaattaattagaaagaAATTGCATATCTTTTCTAATGGAAATGGAGTTTCCAAttgcttaaaaaaatttttgatatgttttctgATGTATCTATTTGCTTTTTGCTTAGTAGAGATGagaattaagttttgaattttgtGTCCTGGTGTTATTAATGAAAAGTTGTTACTTATACTATTAGTAGAGTTATCACTTGCGGGGTACCTGGGCCTGAGCTAAAAATATAGTTCTTGTTGACACTAACTGTCACCTAGAAAAGTTTTGATTATGtatgtttgaaagatttttttatacatatatatatatatatatatatatatatatatatatatatatatatattctctttcTGTTTATTTCCTATTCAAAATGAGGTATACAGTATGCAATGTTGTGTTTTATTGGATTCTCACTTCCCTTAATGAATTTTTGAGGATTCTTGTGCTATGCAGTTGGTGAAGTTACATTAGTTTGTAAAGATATTTCTGTCAAGTATGTTTATAACTAAAAATCGGTTGAAGTGAGAATGTACATTGTGGTAACCATAAAGAGATAACACTGAACAGTGAATGACGTTGGGAAAAATGAAAGTAAGTGTTGGTGTCATTGCGTATTACCAATTGGTGCAAGTTTGTCAGGTGGGCATGCTTCTACCTTTTCTTCACTTTCAATGTTATTATAAGTGTGCTTTGCTTGCATTTAGTATGGTTTTTGGAACAGCCAAAAGAGCTGTGTTTTCCCAGAGCATGTGAAATAAATTGGATATGGTTTTGGTTTAATGGTACAGTTAGTAGTTTGTTCTGCACTGTCTAGAAATTCAGCATGGTGTTATCTTTTATAATTCCTGATTGATGAACAGTAACTAGTTTGATGGTATCATTCTGCATTGGTTATAATTGTGCCTTTCAATTTGTTATTACAGGATAAATATTTCCATCATTTGCTTATAGTTTAGTGATGAATTTGGATTTTGACTGTGCATTGGTAATGGTTTATGTGGAGTTGGGTTTTGTTGGTGATCATTTTAACCATGTGCATGGGTTTTCTCATGCAGATTTTCTTTTGTAAGGGCATATTTAAGAGCTCTCATTTGTTAATCTCTGTTTTGTGCTTATGTGTATTTTCTTGTATCGTGGTCGGCTTTAGTTTTTGATGGGCAGTGGTAGAATAAAGAGAAGAGTCAGTGGTTACAAGTTGATTTTatgttgatatattttattattaatgtagttattaatattttgtttgagcaaatataaataaagaaaagtaaTGCTtgtcttttattctttttagaAGTTAAAAAAGAATTGATACTCTATTTTGATGAATTGTAATAATCCATTTCTGGCAGTTATTTGATTGAACGACTACTAGATGGAACAAGGAGCAGAGAAATCCTTAATTGAAGTGGAGAGGTGTGGTGTATCTGAGATGGGTGGTTCAGATACTGTAAGTCGAGTGAGGAGGCTACTTTTTCGGCGAATGTTGGTAGGAATTAAAGATGGGCGCTTTTTCTTGGGCACCTTCCACTGCATGGACAAGCAAGGGAATATTATTCTCCAAGATACAGTAGAGTATCGTAGCACCAGGCACTCCTCTCCTTCTCCAATGGAACAACGGTGCCTTGGTCTCATTCTCATACCTTCATCATGTAGAACCTCGTGTCATATAGATTGCTCCATTGATGAGAAATTGTCTCTGCTAAAAGTTAACTAATAATAGTCTTATGAAAAGAATCGCACTTTAAACAAAATCTGCTTTGGTGCAAGGAATGAGGAAATATCATCTATGATAGAAACTCTTGCTTTGATGGCTGTGAGAATCAAGATTCTTTTTTCATGCTCATTCGGTAGTTATTTCAGTATTTTCGGTTCTATCATGTGTTTGTTCTATAATAATATCATTCGTTTCATGATGGAAAAAGACGGAAAGCATGAAGATGGATCGAGTCTCATTTCAAGCAATTGCTTTTCAGATATTCTGCTACAGGTATGCTTTtcagataaatcaaataatacaaGACCGAAAGGCATTTGTTACCCATAAAAGAAAGCATGATTAAAACCTGTCGCTGTAGGGTGTTCCATACACAATAAGGTACGGAACGGTTCGAACCACAGTGTCTATTGGAATAGCAAAGTTCACACCAGAGGATACTCCTGTTCCTGTAAAATGAGCCGCACCTCTTTAGATTGAGGATTTCAGGGCCGGCCAATAACAACATAAACAGCCTCAACCATTATCACTAGCGTCTCTTTACCTTTGCGGGTGAAAGTTGCTGTGTTAACACCAATAACATGCCCATATGAATCAATCAGTGGCCCCCCTGAATTCCCtgtacaaatttattatttgcaaTTGCAaggaaaagatgaaaagatgagaaacaaatataaagaaatacatAACACTTTTAAGTGGTCTATAAAAAACCTGATGCATGTAgaaatgaaagatttataaCTCACCTGCATTAATAGAAGCATCTGTTTGAATGACTCCTCTAATGGCTCCTCCGTTTGGTGAGGGTATCTCTCTTCCTAGTCCACTGACCACCTGCAACATTCAAATTCATTCTTAGAAGGTCATTGTATCTGCTACTATTAGTTACCTACTTCATTTTAGTGTATGATCAAGAGACTAATGATAAATCACATGACATTGATGCTATTAAGGCTACCCCTGTTGTGAGTGTGTCTTCAAATCCGTAAGGATTTCCGATAGCAAAGCAGCTCTGACCTACACGTAAATCACGAGATGTACCGAGAACAACAGGCTTTAATTCATATCCTTCAACATTAACCTGCAAAGTATAATAATAGACCATTGCCAAGGTAAAAAAATTCAAGCTTACATAGAAGTTAACTGATGCAATATACCAATAGGCAATAGTAAAATGGTTGGCCATGacaaagtgaaagaaaaatgcCTTCTTGAATCTTATATAGATTCTGAATCTCTTTATATAAAGAAGACATGGGCAGCCATGGTAAAAAGTTCATATAAAAAGGTGAAGACGACCAATTTATTAAGATCTTCAATGTCAAAGTACCATTTACTATGCAGATTGAATTTTTCCTAGTTCTAATCCAGAAATTCATATAAAAGTGAAGACATTATCCCAAGAAACTTCAGTTAAACATCATATAAATGGAACTGCGATCAGTGccataagagaaaaaaaaagtgacagAGCAAATTGTTCCATGCACTTAGATCTAAAATAATGGAAAAGATGAAGGGTTGTGCAGATACCTTGAGAACAGCTAAATCATAAGCTGGATCAGAACCAATAATCTTTCCTTCCCTGATAAGTCTATTGCCTTTAGCATCAACAAGTAGAACCTGTACACAATAGAACCAAGAAAATATCACTATTCAGCCAAATTGACAAAGGGAAAAAAGATTACAAGAAAGAACAAGGACAAAACCTTACAACGCTGTAATCCAGTGTTATCAGTGGCTAACTTAGCTACAACATGGTAATTAGTAACCTGTCATACACAATAAACAAAGCTTGAATAAATACAAAACATTAATATTGAATAGCATTCTGATTACTAAAGCAAAACAAGcgatgaaaaaaatatagcGTACAATGTGACCAAATTTATCCCAGATGAAACCGGACCCTGTGCCTTCAACCTTAGCAGTTTCATCGACAGGCATGACTTGAGCAGAAGAATTCTTTGGGGTTTTAGCCAATTCAAAGTCTTGAATGAAAACGACCGATGGAGAAGCTCCCTACAAGCAACCAGAGAGTGAGTAAAGCATGAAATAAGTGGGTGAATTAAAACTTCGAAAAGGCATTGGGACCTGGAAGAGATCGACTATTCTATTTTCTTGCTGCTCAAGCTCATCCTGAGGCTGTGGTTGCAGGGCAATAGCAGACAAAAATGAAGGTGAAGATGAGAAAGGAGCCGCCAAAAAACTGGTACCAAAGAGTAGAGCTCTTCTTGTAAAAATAAGgctttcattttttgtaatagTGTCTGATGTTATAAGTGGAGAAAGACATGGAAGTGTTTGCAGACTAGCCACTGTCATTCCCATTTCTCATTAACATAAAGAGATAACATGGCTACCTTCTAAACCAATCAAACCCAGATATTTAATAGAATTCAATCGAAATGTAAGGATATTTTTCCCTTTCTACCCAAAATCATCAACAACCGATTTTACTGGTTGCTGCctaataaaaaagtgaaatataATCACGAAAATTGTGATTTTCCGTTTCCCACACTAGATTTTGTCTTAAAATCTTTTCTACCcgctaaatatataaatcacacTTTTCACCCCATTGTTCACTCTATTAACGAAAAATGAACTCTTAGACAATGTAAAGAT harbors:
- the LOC123192313 gene encoding KH domain-containing protein At4g18375-like isoform X1 yields the protein MGESGKRYRPRRDYDEDGKNQRRRPNDKDEKGSDDLVVYRILCPDVVIGSVIGKSGKVINSIRQETKARVKVVDPFQGAKDRVILIYCHVKDKEDVEVDDEFNDKQPLCSAQDALLRVHAAIANALANAPDNDKKRKDTEECRILVPSSQSANIIGKAGMTIKKLRSKTRTSIKVTAKDATDPSHSCAMDFDNFVLISGESEAVKKALFAVSAIMYKFSPREEIPLETTVAEAPPSIIIPSDVPIYPPGGLYPNAEPILPARSVPSILGSTHVPDLQGYADSGNTWPVYSATLPVISGLGGASRSEELVIRVLCPFNKIGRVIGKGGGTIKSIRQGSGAQIEVDDTKDNRDECIITVTAVESPDDLKSMAVEAVLLLQAKINDEDDDTVTIRLLVSSKVIGCIIGKSGSIINEIRKRTRADVRISKGEKPKCAEVNDELVEVVGEVSSVRDALVQIVLRLRDDVLKDRDAAHNPSLGSDSMYSGGTGLSVPPLLSSVPPVTQLGYDQRADTGSGLGMISSSSLYGYGSLPIGDSTYRSMSSFSSKLYGGVPPTSALEILVPANAVGKVMGKGGANLANIRKISGAMIEISDSKTSRGDRVALISGTPEQKRSAENLIQAFVMAT
- the LOC123193163 gene encoding protease Do-like 5, chloroplastic, with amino-acid sequence MGMTVASLQTLPCLSPLITSDTITKNESLIFTRRALLFGTSFLAAPFSSSPSFLSAIALQPQPQDELEQQENRIVDLFQGASPSVVFIQDFELAKTPKNSSAQVMPVDETAKVEGTGSGFIWDKFGHIVTNYHVVAKLATDNTGLQRCKVLLVDAKGNRLIREGKIIGSDPAYDLAVLKVNVEGYELKPVVLGTSRDLRVGQSCFAIGNPYGFEDTLTTGVVSGLGREIPSPNGGAIRGVIQTDASINAGNSGGPLIDSYGHVIGVNTATFTRKGTGVSSGVNFAIPIDTVVRTVPYLIVYGTPYSDRF
- the LOC123192313 gene encoding KH domain-containing protein At4g18375-like isoform X2, with amino-acid sequence MGESGKRYRPRRDYDEDGKNQRRRPNDKDEKGSDDLVVYRILCPDVVIGSVIGKSGKVINSIRQETKARVKVVDPFQGAKDRVILIYCHVKDKEDVEVDDEFNDKQPLCSAQDALLRVHAAIANALANAPDNDKKRKDTEECRILVPSSQSANIIGKAGMTIKKLRSKTRTSIKVTAKDATDPSHSCAMDFDNFVLISGESEAVKKALFAVSAIMYKFSPREEIPLETTVAEAPPSIIIPSDVPIYPPGGLYPNAEPILPARSVPSILGSTHVPDLQGYADSGNTWPVYSATLPVISGLGGASRSEELVIRVLCPFNKIGRVIGKGGGTIKSIRQGSGAQIEVDDTKDNRDECIITVTAVESPDDLKSMAVEAVLLLQAKINDEDDDTVTIRLLVSSKVIGCIIGKSGSIINEIRKRTRADVRISKGEKPKCAEVNDELVEVVGEVSSVRDALVQIVLRLRDDVLKDRDAAHNPSLGSDSMYSGGTGLSVPPLLSSVPPVTQLGYDQRADTGSGLGMISSSSLYGYGSLPIGDSTYRSMSSFSSKLYGGVPPTSALEILVPANAVGKVMGKGGANLANIRKEVFKLLVSSHVMTACFTALLL
- the LOC123193164 gene encoding uncharacterized protein LOC123193164; its protein translation is MEQGAEKSLIEVERCGVSEMGGSDTVSRVRRLLFRRMLVGIKDGRFFLGTFHCMDKQGNIILQDTVEYRSTRHSSPSPMEQRCLGLILIPSSCRTSCHIDCSIDEKLSLLKVN